The Lepus europaeus isolate LE1 chromosome 21, mLepTim1.pri, whole genome shotgun sequence genome has a window encoding:
- the LOC133750352 gene encoding large ribosomal subunit protein eL21, translating to MTNTKGKRRGTRYMFSRPFRKHGVVPLATYMRIYKKGDIVDIKGMGTVQKGMPHKCYHGKTGRVYNVTQHAVGIVVNKQVKGKILAKRINVRIEHIKHSKSRDSFLKRVKENDQKKKEAKEKGTWVQLKRQPAPPREAHFVRTNGKEPELLEPIPYEFMA from the coding sequence ATGACGAACACAAAGGGAAAGAGGCGAGGTACCCGGTACATGTTCTCCAGGCCTTTCAGAAAACATGGAGTTGTTCCTTTGGCCACATACATGCGCATTTACAAGAAAGGTGACATTGTGGACATCAAGGGAATGGGTACTGTTCAAAAAGGAATGCCCCATAAATGTTACCATGGAAAAACTGGAAGAGTCTACAACGTTACCCAGCATGCTGTTGGCATTGTTGTAAACAAACAAGTGAAGGGCAAGATTCTTGCCAAGAGAATAAATGTGCGTATTGAACACATTAAGCACTCTAAGAGCCGAGATAGCTTCTTGAAACGTGTgaaggaaaatgatcagaaaaagaaggaagccaaagagaagggtacctgggttcaactaaAGCGTCAGCCTGCTCCACCCAGAGAAGCCCACTTTGtcagaaccaatggaaaggaaccTGAACTGCTGGAACCCATTCCTTATGAATTCATGGCataa